A stretch of the Actinoalloteichus fjordicus genome encodes the following:
- a CDS encoding long-chain-fatty-acid--CoA ligase — protein MSLSLACILAEAARTHPDRVAVIDDAVRLTYAELWAEVRSLAAGLRELGVRPGDRVALMAANSADFPRAYFAVLTAGAVVVPVHLLLAPQEIAHVLRDSGSTLLLSDRALAPAAVRGGAALDLPVVTVGAPEGDGPPRLEDVAGRVSPLATLCTRSAEDPAVILYTSGTTGTPKGAVLSQLNLVMNATVNAYDANDTRQVDVVMGCLPLFHAFGQTVAMNTAFRVGATLVLMRRFEPVAALELMVEHHVTIFHGVPTMYVALLAAARTLPRAALPSLRLSVSGGASLPSAVLEQFEQRFETTVYEGYGLSETSPTATTNQPRMGTRPGTVGHPIWGVEVEIARHDVLGSIELLPTGELGEIVIRGHNVFLGYHNRPEATAEAVVDGWFRSGDLGTKDADGFITVVDRTKDVIIRGGFNVYPSEVEDALMRHPGIRQVAVIGLPHPRHGEEVCAVVVAADPAAPPTAAQLVEWATDRIGRHKYPRLVELVSELPLGPSGKVLKRELRRRYAAAESESGAGESDSSEPGAPAAGEAAAVASGEQTRPHGG, from the coding sequence ATGTCTCTGTCGCTGGCCTGCATCCTGGCCGAGGCCGCCCGCACCCATCCCGATCGGGTGGCCGTGATCGACGACGCCGTCCGTCTCACCTACGCCGAGTTGTGGGCCGAGGTCCGTTCGCTGGCCGCCGGGCTGCGGGAACTCGGCGTCCGGCCGGGCGACCGGGTCGCGTTGATGGCGGCCAACTCGGCCGACTTCCCTCGCGCCTACTTCGCCGTGCTCACCGCCGGGGCCGTCGTCGTCCCGGTCCACCTGCTGCTCGCCCCGCAGGAGATCGCACATGTGCTGCGGGACAGCGGTTCGACACTGCTGCTCAGCGATCGGGCGCTCGCCCCGGCCGCCGTGCGCGGCGGCGCGGCCCTCGACCTGCCGGTGGTCACCGTCGGGGCCCCCGAGGGCGACGGGCCGCCGAGGCTGGAGGACGTCGCGGGGCGGGTGAGCCCACTGGCGACGCTGTGCACCCGGTCGGCCGAGGACCCGGCGGTGATCCTCTACACCAGCGGGACCACCGGGACGCCCAAGGGTGCCGTACTCAGCCAGCTCAACCTGGTCATGAACGCCACCGTCAACGCCTACGACGCCAACGACACCCGGCAGGTGGACGTCGTCATGGGCTGTCTGCCGCTCTTCCACGCCTTCGGGCAGACGGTCGCGATGAACACCGCGTTCCGGGTCGGCGCCACGCTCGTGCTGATGCGGCGCTTCGAGCCCGTCGCCGCGCTCGAACTGATGGTGGAACACCACGTCACGATCTTCCACGGCGTGCCGACGATGTACGTCGCCTTGCTGGCGGCGGCCCGCACGCTGCCCCGCGCGGCGCTGCCGTCGCTGCGCCTGAGCGTCTCCGGCGGGGCCTCGCTGCCCTCGGCGGTGCTGGAGCAGTTCGAGCAGCGGTTCGAGACCACCGTCTACGAGGGCTACGGCCTGTCCGAGACCTCGCCGACCGCCACCACCAATCAGCCGAGGATGGGCACCCGGCCGGGCACCGTGGGCCATCCGATCTGGGGCGTGGAGGTGGAGATCGCCCGGCATGACGTGCTCGGGAGCATCGAACTGCTGCCGACGGGCGAGCTGGGGGAGATCGTGATCCGGGGGCACAACGTGTTCCTCGGCTATCACAACCGTCCCGAGGCGACGGCCGAGGCCGTCGTGGACGGCTGGTTCCGCAGCGGGGACCTGGGAACCAAGGACGCCGACGGCTTCATCACGGTGGTCGACCGGACCAAGGACGTCATCATCCGGGGCGGGTTCAACGTCTATCCCAGCGAGGTCGAGGACGCCCTCATGCGTCATCCGGGGATCAGGCAGGTGGCGGTGATCGGTCTGCCGCACCCTCGGCACGGGGAGGAGGTGTGCGCCGTCGTGGTGGCCGCCGATCCCGCCGCGCCGCCGACCGCCGCGCAGCTCGTGGAGTGGGCGACCGACCGCATCGGCAGACACAAGTACCCCCGGCTGGTCGAGCTGGTCTCCGAGCTGCCGCTCGGCCCCAGCGGCAAGGTCCTCAAGCGGGAGCTGCGCCGCCGGTACGCCGCCGCCGAGTCCGAGTCCGGGGCGGGGGAGTCGGACTCGTCGGAGCCGGGAGCGCCGGCGGCGGGGGAGGCTGCGGCCGTCGCGTCGGGCGAGCAGACCAGGCCCCACGGCGGCTGA
- a CDS encoding NADPH:quinone oxidoreductase family protein, translated as MRVWQVHEHGEPGAVLVEEDVDVPAPGPGQIRVRVLAAAVNFADVLLCRGRYQVRPPLPFTPGVELCGEVVAIGPEAYGHRVGDRVIGLSVLPRGAFGEYTVMAAEAALPAPAVLSDAEASALCIGYQTGWFGLHRRAALRAGEVLLVHAAAGGVGSAAVQLGAAAGATVIGVVGSAAKAEVARESGADIVVVRGEADFVDVVKEATDGRGADVVYDPVGGDSYQRSTKCIAFEGRIVVVGFAGGVIPQPGLNHALVKNYSILGLHWGLYARRDPNAVAAAHLELSRMAGEGTVRPLVAERVGLAAVPDALQRLADGRTVGRLVVEPGR; from the coding sequence GTGCGGGTCTGGCAGGTCCACGAACACGGCGAACCGGGTGCGGTGCTCGTCGAGGAGGACGTCGACGTCCCGGCACCCGGCCCAGGGCAGATTCGGGTGCGGGTGCTCGCCGCCGCCGTCAACTTCGCCGACGTCCTGCTCTGCCGGGGTCGGTACCAGGTGCGGCCGCCGCTGCCCTTCACCCCCGGCGTCGAGTTGTGCGGCGAGGTCGTCGCGATCGGGCCGGAGGCCTACGGGCACAGGGTGGGGGACCGGGTGATCGGCCTGTCGGTGCTGCCGCGCGGTGCCTTCGGCGAGTACACCGTGATGGCCGCCGAGGCCGCCCTGCCCGCTCCGGCGGTGCTCAGCGACGCGGAGGCCTCCGCGCTGTGCATCGGTTATCAGACCGGCTGGTTCGGTCTGCATCGGCGGGCGGCGCTGCGGGCGGGCGAGGTCCTGCTCGTCCATGCCGCCGCGGGCGGGGTCGGCAGCGCCGCCGTCCAGCTCGGCGCGGCGGCGGGCGCCACCGTCATCGGGGTCGTCGGCAGTGCCGCCAAGGCCGAGGTGGCGCGGGAGTCGGGGGCCGACATCGTCGTGGTGCGGGGCGAGGCGGACTTCGTCGACGTGGTGAAGGAGGCCACCGACGGCCGGGGCGCCGACGTGGTCTACGACCCCGTCGGCGGTGACTCCTACCAGCGCTCCACCAAGTGCATCGCCTTCGAGGGACGCATCGTCGTGGTGGGCTTCGCGGGCGGGGTGATCCCGCAGCCCGGCCTCAATCACGCGCTGGTGAAGAACTACTCGATCCTGGGCCTGCACTGGGGGCTGTACGCCCGCCGCGACCCGAACGCGGTGGCGGCGGCACATCTGGAGTTGAGTCGGATGGCGGGCGAGGGGACGGTGCGTCCGCTGGTCGCCGAGCGGGTCGGCCTGGCCGCCGTCCCCGATGCGCTCCAGCGGCTGGCCGACGGCCGCACGGTCGGCAGGCTCGTCGTCGAGCCGGGCCGCTGA
- a CDS encoding helix-turn-helix transcriptional regulator: MPDRAVGIRVHGRAAERTAIDELRRQARDGRGGALLILGSPGLGRTTLLEHGARCIPAATVLRTCAVAAESSLRHSGLHALLRPVADRLHAVGDSRTRPLLAAMDLVDQDVDPVDHEASAVVPVVAAVDAPARRPRSARSAPSPGLMAQSVPTPRESPETDAGRVGRALLHALAGLAAEGGLLCCVDDADQLDPASRAALSFAVRRLTPAHGVTVLLTARQDARRWPPEIPVRRLRPLTESDAAAMLDDLVAGPLRPTVRELLLHSGRGVPRLLTELVAGLAPGQLAGLVPLPRHLLPAASLSWLVRTRLDGLPGDTRLLLLLAAVELEIEGVVDVGVLLRAAERAGLHPSCLEPAEAAGLVRVDGPGLGFADRLLPEAVYRGESQARRRSAHGLLAAVADDPERSLRALRHRAACAVGPDAALADAIEAAVDRVGSDGDACTAAASACSDALSRAAELTGDRDRRGARLIRAAEHAWAAGRTDQVRSLLARSGASTRSATLRGRTEYLRGIVELRDGIVEDAREALLLAAALLSESAPGLAAEALAKTAEACWTAGDRRGLATVTGAVAALRADAPTPPRRVDDAAGLLPVLRGDHRAATATVRELRRRAAGEAAPEVLLDIATSAAILGASALARQAGSRAVARARAGGRTAIVPRALELLVYAELRLGEHARAAEHAVAGLAAARTAGQGNCALHLRAALAMSAAVAGDAVACREHAAAVIATGRARGLSLAVSLAEWSLARLDLSLSRPKEAADRLFPLVQGRSGHSHFAVRFLAVPCLVEASVLARDPRPVGGLLRRFEQRVRAVGDTVALAQALRCRALLDADPAEADALFGAALRLHEAVGTEFECARTRRLHGEFLRRRRRPREAREQLRGALRHFESCGARIWADRVRDELRATGAATGGRGGLLGRLTPQQLRISRQVAAGATNREVASTLCLSPRTIDHHLRNVFAALGVRSRVELVHVLAAETGDDVVEVPARQEPPGAAGVRRRRPPGGTTPQETTPHAPRGPAVSGSGRPGAGLR, encoded by the coding sequence GTGCCTGACAGGGCGGTCGGTATCCGAGTACACGGCCGGGCCGCCGAACGAACGGCGATCGACGAGCTGCGCAGGCAGGCGCGTGACGGGCGCGGCGGTGCGCTGCTCATCCTGGGTTCTCCGGGACTGGGCCGGACCACCCTGCTGGAGCACGGCGCCCGGTGCATCCCGGCTGCCACGGTGCTGCGCACCTGTGCGGTGGCCGCCGAGTCGAGTCTGCGACACAGCGGGCTGCACGCGCTGCTGCGTCCGGTCGCCGACCGGCTGCACGCCGTCGGTGACTCCCGGACCCGGCCGCTGCTGGCCGCCATGGACCTCGTCGACCAGGACGTCGACCCCGTGGATCACGAGGCGAGTGCCGTCGTTCCGGTCGTGGCCGCCGTCGACGCTCCCGCCCGGCGACCCCGCTCGGCGCGCTCTGCACCGTCGCCGGGACTCATGGCGCAGTCGGTCCCTACTCCCCGCGAGTCGCCCGAGACGGACGCGGGCCGCGTCGGCCGAGCACTGCTGCACGCGTTGGCAGGCCTGGCGGCCGAGGGCGGCCTGCTGTGCTGCGTCGACGACGCCGACCAGTTGGACCCGGCCTCCCGCGCGGCCCTCTCCTTCGCCGTCCGCCGACTGACGCCCGCCCACGGGGTGACCGTGCTGCTGACGGCGCGCCAGGACGCCCGGCGATGGCCGCCGGAGATCCCGGTGCGCAGGCTCCGGCCGCTCACCGAGTCCGACGCCGCCGCGATGCTGGACGACCTCGTGGCAGGCCCGCTGCGACCGACGGTTCGTGAGCTGCTGCTGCACAGCGGCCGGGGCGTCCCCCGGCTCCTCACCGAACTGGTCGCCGGGCTCGCACCCGGCCAGCTCGCAGGCCTCGTCCCGCTGCCCCGGCACCTGCTGCCAGCGGCGTCGCTGTCGTGGCTGGTCAGGACCCGGCTGGACGGGCTGCCCGGTGACACCCGGCTGCTGCTTCTACTCGCCGCAGTGGAATTGGAGATCGAGGGCGTCGTGGACGTCGGTGTCCTGCTGCGCGCGGCCGAGCGGGCCGGACTGCACCCGAGTTGCCTGGAACCCGCCGAGGCCGCGGGCCTGGTGCGGGTGGACGGACCCGGTCTCGGCTTCGCGGACCGACTCCTGCCCGAGGCCGTGTACCGGGGCGAGTCGCAGGCCAGACGTCGGTCGGCGCACGGGCTGCTGGCCGCCGTGGCGGACGATCCGGAGCGGTCGCTGCGCGCGCTGCGGCATCGCGCGGCCTGCGCCGTCGGCCCCGATGCCGCTCTGGCGGACGCGATCGAGGCGGCGGTCGACCGCGTCGGGTCCGACGGCGACGCCTGCACGGCTGCCGCGTCCGCCTGCTCGGACGCGTTGTCCAGGGCTGCGGAGCTGACCGGGGACCGGGATCGTCGCGGCGCCCGGCTGATCCGCGCCGCCGAGCACGCCTGGGCGGCGGGCCGGACCGACCAGGTCAGGTCGCTGCTCGCTCGATCCGGAGCCTCGACGAGGTCGGCGACGCTGCGGGGCCGGACCGAGTACCTCCGGGGGATCGTCGAACTGCGGGACGGCATCGTCGAGGACGCGCGGGAGGCCCTGCTCCTGGCGGCGGCTCTGCTGAGCGAGTCTGCGCCCGGTCTGGCGGCCGAGGCGCTCGCGAAGACGGCGGAGGCCTGTTGGACGGCGGGTGATCGTCGCGGCCTGGCGACGGTGACGGGCGCCGTCGCGGCGTTGCGCGCCGATGCCCCGACACCGCCTCGGCGGGTGGACGACGCCGCCGGTCTGCTCCCCGTCTTGCGCGGTGATCACCGTGCCGCGACCGCCACCGTGCGCGAACTGCGCCGCCGGGCGGCGGGCGAGGCCGCGCCGGAGGTCCTGCTCGACATCGCGACCAGCGCCGCGATCCTCGGCGCATCGGCCCTGGCCAGGCAGGCGGGCAGCCGGGCGGTGGCGCGGGCCAGAGCGGGCGGTCGGACGGCGATCGTCCCTCGGGCCTTGGAACTGCTCGTCTACGCGGAGCTGCGCCTCGGTGAACATGCCAGGGCGGCCGAGCACGCCGTGGCGGGGCTGGCCGCCGCCCGGACAGCGGGGCAGGGCAACTGCGCACTGCATCTGCGGGCCGCGTTGGCGATGTCCGCCGCCGTCGCGGGGGACGCCGTCGCCTGCCGAGAGCACGCGGCCGCCGTCATCGCGACGGGCCGAGCCCGAGGACTCTCGTTGGCCGTGAGTCTGGCCGAATGGAGTCTCGCGCGGCTCGATCTGTCGCTGTCCCGCCCGAAGGAGGCGGCGGATCGACTGTTTCCGCTGGTACAGGGCAGATCCGGGCACAGTCATTTCGCGGTGCGGTTCCTGGCCGTGCCGTGTCTGGTGGAGGCCTCGGTCCTTGCCCGGGATCCTCGGCCCGTCGGCGGGCTGCTGCGGCGCTTCGAGCAGCGGGTCCGCGCGGTCGGGGACACGGTGGCCCTCGCGCAGGCGTTGCGCTGTCGGGCGCTGCTCGACGCGGACCCGGCCGAGGCGGACGCCCTGTTCGGCGCGGCACTGCGGCTGCACGAGGCCGTGGGAACGGAGTTCGAGTGCGCCAGGACCCGACGCCTGCACGGCGAGTTCCTCCGCAGGCGGCGACGCCCACGGGAGGCCAGGGAGCAGCTGCGCGGCGCGCTGCGGCATTTCGAGAGCTGTGGGGCCCGGATCTGGGCCGACCGGGTCCGGGACGAGCTGCGCGCGACGGGTGCGGCGACGGGCGGCCGAGGCGGACTGCTGGGCAGGCTCACCCCGCAGCAGCTCCGCATCTCCCGCCAGGTCGCGGCGGGCGCGACCAATCGCGAGGTCGCCTCGACGCTGTGCCTGAGCCCGCGCACCATCGACCACCACCTGCGCAACGTGTTCGCCGCGCTCGGGGTGCGGTCTCGCGTCGAGCTGGTGCACGTCCTGGCGGCGGAGACGGGCGACGACGTGGTCGAGGTGCCTGCCCGCCAGGAGCCGCCCGGCGCGGCGGGGGTGCGGCGCCGCCGACCTCCGGGTGGGACGACCCCGCAGGAGACCACCCCGCATGCGCCGCGAGGACCCGCCGTGTCCGGGTCGGGGCGACCAGGGGCGGGCCTGCGGTGA
- a CDS encoding PucR family transcriptional regulator, which translates to MVRPMTAGRTGAESSEPVGPPMFGGRLRRVEPQHGSASSRSARLDARSLPGLPEARPPIRSRADGTAVALLHRTAAVLLGELPELTDRLVTSLRAQESAYRAAAVDRDELWQEVHESLENNVRALLRPKETREPARRCSWRIGALRAEQGIPLDALLHAFRLGGGIVWQGLVETATRNDPDDVHLLVHVAADVWNFVDEHCGLVAEAYRQVETRLTRRRHERLRALVGAVLDGAARIADVPAVAAALDLPEHGRYAVVVVTGGERSSYRGSFLPPEVAGARIVWHIGAESDRGIVLLGAERGLEELARSLRVPAGGRAGISPVAGGLAALGSACRLAEIAVTTCTRDGEAALLHDHLPAAMAVSCPDLGAALVERALGPVLALDAPDRELLLSTVTAWLDSDGSALRAGSLLFCHRNTVLNRLRRFEQLTGRSLNRPRDLVELSLALEARRVLP; encoded by the coding sequence ATGGTGAGACCGATGACGGCGGGCCGCACGGGCGCCGAGTCGTCAGAGCCCGTCGGGCCGCCGATGTTCGGCGGCAGGCTGCGCCGCGTCGAGCCGCAGCACGGGTCGGCGTCCTCACGATCCGCCCGGCTGGACGCCCGGTCGCTGCCCGGCCTGCCCGAGGCCAGACCGCCCATCCGGTCCAGGGCGGACGGCACGGCGGTCGCGCTGCTGCACCGGACCGCCGCCGTGCTGCTCGGCGAACTCCCCGAGCTGACCGATCGGCTGGTGACCTCGCTGCGGGCGCAGGAGTCGGCCTACCGAGCGGCGGCGGTGGACCGTGATGAGCTGTGGCAGGAGGTGCACGAGTCCCTGGAGAACAACGTGCGTGCCCTGCTGCGGCCGAAGGAGACCAGGGAGCCCGCGCGGCGGTGCTCTTGGCGGATCGGCGCGCTGCGTGCCGAACAGGGCATTCCGCTGGACGCGCTGCTGCACGCCTTCCGGCTGGGCGGCGGCATCGTCTGGCAGGGCCTGGTGGAGACCGCGACCCGGAACGATCCCGACGACGTCCACCTGCTCGTCCACGTGGCGGCTGACGTCTGGAACTTCGTCGACGAGCACTGTGGACTGGTCGCCGAGGCCTACCGGCAGGTGGAGACCAGGCTGACCAGGCGCCGCCACGAGCGGCTGCGGGCCCTGGTGGGAGCCGTGCTCGACGGGGCTGCGCGCATCGCCGACGTCCCGGCGGTCGCCGCCGCGCTCGACCTGCCGGAACACGGCCGCTACGCGGTGGTCGTCGTGACCGGCGGCGAACGCAGCTCCTACCGGGGCTCCTTCCTACCGCCGGAGGTCGCGGGCGCGCGGATCGTCTGGCACATCGGCGCGGAGTCCGATCGGGGCATCGTGCTGCTCGGCGCCGAACGCGGCCTCGAGGAACTGGCCCGATCGCTGCGGGTTCCCGCAGGCGGGCGAGCGGGCATCAGCCCGGTGGCGGGCGGACTCGCGGCGCTGGGCTCGGCCTGTCGGCTCGCCGAGATCGCGGTGACCACCTGCACTCGGGACGGCGAGGCGGCGCTGCTGCACGACCACCTGCCCGCCGCAATGGCCGTCTCCTGCCCGGATCTGGGCGCCGCGCTCGTCGAGCGCGCCCTCGGCCCCGTCCTCGCGCTGGACGCGCCCGACCGGGAACTGCTGCTGTCGACGGTGACCGCCTGGCTCGACAGCGACGGATCGGCGCTGCGAGCAGGCAGTCTGCTGTTCTGCCACCGCAACACCGTGCTCAACCGACTACGCCGCTTCGAGCAGCTCACCGGCCGATCGCTGAACCGGCCCCGCGACCTCGTTGAGCTGTCCCTCGCGCTGGAGGCCCGCCGAGTCTTGCCGTGA
- a CDS encoding MaoC family dehydratase, with product MTARGDAEDDRVPGPRAAVSQDPAGAGDAAVGAGARSAAPEPTSDAVPLRVFASFAELSEAVGIVIGPGPWESIEQARVDAFAEATEDRQWIHTDPERAADGPFGGTVAHGYLTLSLLPMLNRGLYRVAGVRTGVNYGLNRVRFPAPLRTGSAVRATSRIDEATPLGDGALQLVATVTVTARDAERPCCVAQTVSRLYPAE from the coding sequence GTGACCGCCCGAGGCGATGCCGAAGACGATCGCGTTCCCGGCCCACGTGCGGCGGTTTCCCAGGACCCGGCCGGAGCGGGTGACGCGGCGGTCGGGGCGGGCGCGCGGTCGGCGGCTCCGGAGCCGACCTCGGACGCGGTCCCGTTGCGCGTCTTCGCCTCGTTCGCCGAGCTGTCCGAGGCGGTGGGCATCGTGATCGGCCCCGGCCCGTGGGAGTCGATCGAGCAGGCCCGCGTCGACGCCTTCGCCGAGGCCACCGAGGATCGACAGTGGATTCACACCGATCCGGAGCGGGCGGCGGACGGCCCGTTCGGCGGGACCGTCGCGCACGGCTACCTGACCCTGTCGCTGCTGCCGATGCTCAACCGGGGCCTGTACCGGGTGGCGGGCGTGCGGACCGGGGTGAACTACGGACTCAACCGCGTGCGGTTCCCGGCACCGCTGCGCACCGGCAGCGCGGTCCGGGCCACCAGCCGGATCGACGAGGCGACGCCGCTCGGAGACGGCGCCCTCCAGCTCGTCGCGACCGTCACCGTCACGGCGCGAGACGCCGAGCGCCCGTGCTGTGTCGCGCAGACCGTCTCCCGGCTGTACCCGGCCGAGTGA
- the fabG gene encoding 3-oxoacyl-ACP reductase FabG, translating to MSRFAERIAVVTGAAQGIGAATARRLAADGASVAVVDLTEDRARPVAAEIVEAGGTAVAIGCDVAVERDVAAMTAQVLDRFGRLDILVNNAGITRDNLLFKMPAAEWDAVISTNLTSMFLCCHAAQQPMVAAGYGRIVNLSSRSALGARGQVNYAAAKAGVQGLTATLAIELGPFGVTVNAVAPGYIATAMTAATAQRVGLEADDHQQRAATQIPLRRVGQPTEVAEVIAFLASDAASYVSGQTLYVNGGAR from the coding sequence GTGAGCAGATTCGCCGAACGGATCGCCGTCGTCACCGGTGCCGCGCAGGGCATCGGCGCCGCCACGGCGCGCAGGCTGGCCGCCGACGGGGCGTCGGTGGCCGTGGTCGACCTGACCGAGGACCGGGCCAGGCCCGTCGCGGCGGAGATCGTCGAGGCGGGCGGCACCGCCGTCGCGATCGGCTGCGACGTCGCGGTGGAGCGTGACGTGGCGGCGATGACCGCCCAGGTCCTCGACCGCTTCGGCAGGCTGGACATCCTGGTCAACAACGCCGGGATCACCAGGGACAACCTGTTGTTCAAGATGCCCGCCGCCGAGTGGGACGCAGTCATCTCGACCAATCTGACCAGCATGTTCCTCTGCTGCCACGCGGCGCAGCAGCCCATGGTGGCCGCCGGATACGGCCGCATCGTCAATCTCAGCAGCCGCTCGGCGCTGGGCGCCAGAGGCCAGGTCAACTACGCGGCGGCCAAGGCGGGCGTCCAGGGCCTGACGGCGACGCTGGCCATCGAGCTGGGCCCCTTCGGGGTGACGGTCAACGCCGTGGCACCCGGCTACATCGCCACCGCGATGACGGCGGCCACCGCCCAGCGCGTGGGGCTGGAGGCCGACGATCACCAGCAGCGGGCCGCGACACAGATCCCGCTGCGCCGGGTGGGACAACCGACGGAGGTGGCCGAGGTGATCGCCTTCCTCGCCTCCGACGCGGCGTCCTACGTCAGCGGCCAGACGCTCTACGTCAACGGCGGTGCGCGGTGA
- a CDS encoding thiolase family protein, with the protein MRAVHFVAARRTPIGRLRGALRAVRPDDLAAQVIAGLLADVPAMDPARIDDVYWGAANQSGEDNRNVARMAVLLAGLPDSVPGATVNRLCASGLEAVITGARAIAAGEAEVVLAGGSESMSRAPFVLPRPADGLPHTMELADTRLGWRLVNEKAGERHGVLAMGETAEEVATRCSISRERQDAFALRSHRRAAEARAAGRFDDELLPVRTPDGDLVDADEGIREDTSPARLASLRPAFRAGGTVTAGNSSPLNDGAAGLLLVSDSALADLGVTPFGRYAGGASVGVHPDVMGLGPVPAVRAVTARTGRRVADLDAVEVNEAFAAQTLAVVDALDLPAELVNPDGGAIALGHPLGCSGARILTTLLHRMRRTGARRGLATLCVGVGQGTAMLIDRD; encoded by the coding sequence ATGCGTGCCGTCCACTTCGTCGCCGCCCGTCGCACCCCGATCGGCCGACTGCGCGGGGCACTGCGCGCCGTCCGACCCGACGATCTGGCCGCCCAGGTCATCGCGGGCCTGCTCGCCGACGTGCCGGCCATGGACCCGGCGAGGATCGACGACGTCTACTGGGGCGCGGCCAATCAGTCCGGTGAGGACAATCGGAACGTGGCCAGGATGGCCGTGCTGCTCGCGGGCCTGCCGGACTCGGTGCCGGGGGCGACGGTGAACCGGTTGTGCGCCTCCGGGCTGGAGGCGGTGATCACCGGCGCTCGGGCGATCGCCGCAGGCGAGGCCGAGGTCGTGCTGGCGGGCGGTTCGGAGTCCATGAGTCGAGCCCCGTTCGTGCTACCGCGTCCCGCCGACGGTCTGCCTCACACGATGGAACTGGCCGACACCAGGCTGGGCTGGCGGCTGGTCAACGAGAAGGCGGGCGAGCGACACGGCGTGCTGGCGATGGGCGAGACGGCCGAGGAGGTGGCGACCCGGTGCTCGATCTCACGGGAGCGTCAGGACGCCTTCGCGCTGCGCAGCCATCGCCGGGCGGCCGAGGCTCGGGCAGCAGGCCGCTTCGACGACGAGCTGCTGCCGGTCCGCACCCCCGACGGCGATCTCGTCGACGCCGACGAGGGCATCCGGGAGGACACCTCGCCTGCGCGACTCGCGAGCCTGCGCCCCGCGTTCCGCGCCGGGGGCACCGTGACGGCGGGCAACTCCTCGCCGCTGAACGACGGCGCCGCAGGCCTGCTGCTGGTGAGCGACTCGGCGCTGGCCGATCTCGGGGTCACGCCGTTCGGCCGCTACGCGGGAGGCGCCAGCGTCGGCGTGCACCCCGACGTCATGGGGCTGGGACCGGTGCCCGCCGTCCGCGCCGTGACCGCCAGGACGGGCCGACGCGTGGCGGACCTGGACGCGGTGGAGGTCAACGAGGCGTTCGCGGCGCAGACGCTCGCCGTCGTCGATGCGCTCGACCTGCCTGCGGAGCTGGTCAACCCCGACGGCGGAGCCATCGCCCTCGGGCATCCCCTCGGCTGTTCCGGCGCTCGAATCCTGACCACCCTGCTGCACCGCATGCGGCGGACCGGCGCGAGGCGAGGACTGGCGACGCTGTGCGTCGGCGTCGGACAGGGCACGGCGATGCTGATCGACCGCGATTGA